A stretch of Paludisphaera borealis DNA encodes these proteins:
- a CDS encoding WD40/YVTN/BNR-like repeat-containing protein — MSGVRVLVGTRKGAFVLTSDGKREKWDVSGPHFAGWEVYHLKGSPLDPNRLYASQSSGWFGQMIQRSDDGGASWEPVGNGFAYDGVPGTHQWYDGTQHPWEFKRIWHLEPSRTDPDLVYAGAEDAALFRSTDGGASWHELPGLREHESGPSWQPGAGGMCLHTILLDPTNPDRIFIAISAAGAFRTDDGGKSWRPINRGLKSQGIPNPNAEVGHCVHRIAMHPSRPDVLFMQKHWDVMRSDDAGDSWREVSGNLPTDFGFPIDVHAHEPETIYVVPIKSDSEHFPLDGKLRVYRSRTGGNEWEPLTKGLPQSDCYVNVLRNAMAVDSLDPCGVYFGTTGGQVYASADSGDGWAPIVRDLPAVLSVEVQALS; from the coding sequence ATGAGCGGGGTGCGAGTACTGGTCGGCACGCGCAAGGGCGCGTTCGTTTTGACGTCGGACGGCAAGCGCGAGAAGTGGGATGTCAGCGGTCCTCATTTTGCGGGCTGGGAGGTTTACCACCTCAAGGGCTCGCCTCTCGATCCGAACCGGCTGTACGCGTCGCAGTCGAGCGGTTGGTTCGGTCAGATGATCCAGCGCTCGGACGACGGCGGCGCGTCGTGGGAGCCGGTGGGCAATGGGTTCGCCTACGACGGCGTCCCCGGCACGCACCAGTGGTACGACGGCACGCAGCACCCCTGGGAATTCAAGCGGATCTGGCATCTCGAACCGTCGCGGACCGACCCCGACCTCGTCTACGCCGGCGCGGAGGACGCCGCCCTGTTCCGGTCGACGGACGGCGGGGCGAGCTGGCACGAACTCCCCGGCCTGCGCGAGCATGAGTCGGGCCCGTCGTGGCAGCCGGGCGCGGGGGGGATGTGCCTGCACACGATCCTCCTGGACCCGACCAACCCCGATCGGATCTTCATCGCCATCTCGGCCGCCGGGGCGTTCCGGACCGACGACGGCGGCAAGTCGTGGCGGCCGATCAACCGCGGCCTCAAGTCGCAGGGCATCCCGAATCCGAACGCCGAGGTCGGCCACTGCGTCCACCGGATTGCGATGCATCCGTCGCGTCCAGACGTGTTGTTCATGCAGAAGCACTGGGACGTGATGCGCAGCGACGACGCCGGCGACTCGTGGCGCGAGGTCAGCGGCAACCTGCCGACCGACTTCGGGTTTCCGATCGACGTCCACGCACATGAGCCCGAGACGATCTACGTCGTGCCGATCAAGAGCGACTCCGAGCACTTCCCGCTCGACGGCAAGCTCCGCGTCTACCGGAGCCGGACCGGCGGGAACGAATGGGAGCCGCTCACGAAGGGCCTGCCGCAGAGCGACTGCTACGTGAACGTCCTGCGGAACGCCATGGCCGTCGACTCGCTCGACCCGTGCGGCGTCTACTTCGGCACCACCGGCGGGCAGGTCTACGCGTCGGCCGATTCCGGCGACGGCTGGGCGCCGATCGTCCGCGACCTCCCGGCCGTCCTCTCCGTGGAGGTCCAGGCGCTGTCATGA
- a CDS encoding formylglycine-generating enzyme family protein, whose protein sequence is MLRRRRIGILTVMIVALAPAVARSSGGDEPPGPRGDVTIKGNVLCNRATDLKPWAWDPGDGDHTPIVYALEGTPAIAERLQEIMKEYPDRGLGVEDALKIQDEFGKHLKYYISPGRLAEKIHKDVEAGSQLLALTGSIHESGGKKWITLTRYEPAEVAFPAKMRAADRPFAPRGGEPLVLKTRGGLTLNCFLLPAGRFLQGSPFYQRRYQDEYPHEVVLTRPFYMSEIPVTQEIFEAVMGKNPSLSKGARLPVEGAAFADILEFCRLLSRENGVSVRLPTDAEWEYAARVGTSNPCLTEKYKDQLSETGSKPDSTPVRSKQPNAWGLYDMLCGGWHVTGDYKSDNVRTKQVDPKGPAANDPQVHRDATGLLHKTRGGPHYDHRRPNIHGAATQNGTIWEGGSPIFRIVVEAGPSKSDQRKPS, encoded by the coding sequence ATGTTACGGCGACGACGAATCGGCATCCTGACGGTGATGATCGTGGCGCTGGCGCCGGCGGTTGCCCGCTCCTCGGGCGGAGACGAGCCGCCGGGGCCGCGAGGCGACGTGACCATCAAGGGCAACGTGCTTTGTAATCGGGCCACGGACCTCAAGCCGTGGGCCTGGGACCCCGGAGACGGCGATCACACGCCCATCGTCTACGCCCTGGAGGGCACTCCCGCGATCGCCGAGCGGCTCCAAGAGATCATGAAGGAATATCCGGACCGAGGCCTGGGCGTCGAGGACGCGCTGAAGATTCAGGATGAATTCGGAAAGCACCTGAAGTACTACATCTCGCCCGGCCGGCTCGCGGAGAAGATCCACAAGGACGTCGAGGCCGGCTCGCAACTGCTGGCCCTCACCGGGTCGATCCATGAGTCAGGCGGGAAGAAGTGGATCACCCTCACCCGGTATGAGCCGGCCGAGGTCGCCTTCCCGGCGAAGATGCGCGCCGCCGATCGCCCCTTCGCCCCGCGTGGCGGTGAACCGCTCGTCCTCAAGACGCGCGGCGGCCTGACGTTGAACTGCTTCCTCCTGCCCGCCGGCCGGTTCCTCCAGGGCTCCCCGTTCTATCAACGGCGCTATCAGGACGAATACCCCCACGAGGTGGTCTTGACCCGGCCCTTCTACATGTCGGAGATTCCCGTCACCCAGGAGATCTTCGAGGCCGTGATGGGCAAGAACCCGTCGCTCAGCAAGGGCGCGCGGCTCCCGGTCGAGGGCGCGGCCTTCGCGGACATCCTCGAATTCTGCCGTCTCCTGTCGCGGGAGAACGGCGTGTCGGTCCGGCTGCCGACCGACGCCGAGTGGGAATACGCGGCCCGGGTCGGCACGTCCAACCCCTGCCTGACCGAGAAGTACAAGGACCAGCTCAGCGAGACGGGGAGCAAGCCCGACTCCACGCCGGTCCGGAGCAAGCAGCCCAACGCCTGGGGCCTGTACGACATGCTTTGCGGCGGCTGGCACGTCACCGGCGACTACAAGTCCGACAACGTCCGGACGAAGCAAGTGGACCCGAAAGGGCCGGCCGCGAACGACCCGCAAGTCCATCGAGACGCCACCGGGCTTTTGCACAAGACCCGAGGCGGGCCGCATTACGACCACAGGCGGCCGAACATCCACGGCGCCGCGACCCAGAACGGGACGATCTGGGAAGGAGGCTCCCCGATCTTCCGGATCGTCGTCGAGGCCGGGCCGAGCAAGAGTGATCAGCGGAAACCATCATGA
- a CDS encoding cytochrome d ubiquinol oxidase subunit II, whose product MSDAALATIVAVAMLVSLIVYALLGGADYGAGVWYLLATGRRKEAQRELIDRAIGPVWEANHVWLILVVVLLFSAFPAAYAAVTSTMHLPLSLMLIGIVLRGSAFTFRHYDASAPRRRRWGRAFAAPSVATPVLLGIVIGALAAGEAAPRPGEVVDLLAPRWLGTFPLTVGLFALAIFAYLAAVYLILETDDPELRDDFRRRALASAVVVGALAWLVYLLARTQAPLVFSQLDASPWGRPVRIATGACAILALLALTTRRYHVARGAAMVQTALILWGCGLALYPYLVPPELTIYNAAASRRTLILLLSALAAGAFVLIPSLVYLFRIFKAHTFTTTD is encoded by the coding sequence ATGAGCGACGCGGCCCTCGCGACGATCGTCGCCGTGGCGATGCTGGTCTCGCTGATCGTCTACGCGCTGCTTGGCGGGGCCGACTACGGCGCGGGGGTCTGGTATCTGCTCGCCACCGGCCGGCGGAAAGAAGCCCAGCGCGAGCTGATCGACCGGGCGATCGGCCCGGTCTGGGAGGCCAACCACGTCTGGCTGATCCTGGTCGTCGTGCTCCTGTTCTCGGCCTTCCCCGCCGCGTACGCCGCCGTGACGTCCACGATGCACCTACCCCTCTCGTTGATGCTGATCGGGATCGTCCTGCGGGGCTCGGCGTTCACGTTCCGCCACTACGACGCCTCCGCGCCGCGCCGCCGGCGCTGGGGCCGGGCGTTCGCAGCCCCCAGCGTGGCGACCCCGGTGCTGCTCGGGATCGTGATCGGCGCCCTGGCGGCGGGCGAGGCGGCACCCCGCCCCGGCGAGGTCGTCGACCTGCTCGCGCCCCGTTGGCTGGGGACTTTCCCGCTGACCGTGGGCCTGTTCGCCTTGGCGATCTTCGCCTACTTGGCGGCCGTCTACCTGATCCTGGAGACGGACGACCCCGAGCTTCGCGACGACTTCCGCCGCCGGGCGCTGGCCTCGGCGGTCGTCGTGGGCGCCCTGGCCTGGCTGGTCTACCTGCTGGCCCGGACGCAGGCCCCGCTCGTCTTCAGCCAGCTCGACGCCTCCCCGTGGGGCCGTCCCGTCCGCATCGCCACCGGGGCCTGCGCGATCCTCGCCCTGCTGGCTCTGACGACGCGCCGGTACCACGTCGCGCGCGGGGCCGCGATGGTTCAGACGGCCCTGATCCTCTGGGGATGCGGGCTGGCTCTTTACCCCTACCTCGTCCCGCCCGAGCTGACGATCTACAACGCCGCCGCCTCGCGGCGGACCCTCATCTTGCTGCTCTCCGCCCTGGCCGCCGGCGCCTTCGTCCTCATCCCCTCGCTCGTCTACCTGTTCCGGATCTTCAAGGCTCACACCTTCACGACGACCGACTGA
- a CDS encoding cytochrome ubiquinol oxidase subunit I, whose protein sequence is MSELMAARIQMETSLAFHIVFAVIGIALPFMMVIAEALWLRTGEPVYRLLARRWAKGSAILFAVGAVSGTVLSFELGLLWPRFMAFAGSIIGLPFALEGFAFFTEAIFLGIYLYGWDRIPPLAHWFAGVMVAASGAASAIFVVMTNAWMNTPVGFRVVDGRPVDVDPIAAMMSPAALAETLHMTIAAYAAAGFAVAGVHAFLLRRDRSNLFHRRALAIALAVGGVAAIIQPATGHYAAEVVARTQPVKLAAMEGQFRTERRAPLRIGGFPDPAAGETRYALEIPAGLSILAYGRPDAEVLGLNDFAPEDRPNVRVVHVAFQVMVGCGMAMMAVALWAGWSAWRRRAVPDSDGFLRVVVAASPLGMLAVEAGWVVTEVGRQPWVIQGVMRTADSVTDVRGLWVSLLTYSALYIMLGGIVVMLMLQLFRASPEVREAGGKVGGGK, encoded by the coding sequence ATGTCAGAACTCATGGCCGCGCGCATTCAGATGGAGACGTCGCTGGCGTTCCATATCGTCTTCGCCGTCATCGGGATCGCCCTGCCCTTCATGATGGTGATCGCCGAGGCGCTCTGGCTCCGCACGGGCGAGCCGGTTTATCGGCTGCTGGCGAGGCGGTGGGCGAAGGGCTCGGCGATCCTGTTCGCGGTGGGCGCCGTCTCGGGCACGGTCCTGTCGTTCGAGCTGGGCCTGCTCTGGCCCCGGTTCATGGCCTTCGCCGGATCGATCATCGGGCTGCCGTTCGCACTCGAGGGGTTCGCGTTCTTCACCGAGGCGATCTTCCTGGGGATTTACCTCTACGGCTGGGACCGCATCCCGCCGCTCGCGCATTGGTTCGCGGGGGTGATGGTGGCGGCGAGCGGGGCGGCTTCGGCGATTTTCGTGGTGATGACCAACGCCTGGATGAACACGCCCGTGGGCTTCCGGGTCGTGGACGGCCGTCCTGTGGACGTCGACCCGATCGCCGCGATGATGAGCCCCGCCGCCCTGGCGGAGACGCTCCACATGACGATCGCGGCGTACGCGGCCGCCGGGTTCGCGGTCGCCGGTGTCCACGCCTTCCTGCTGCGGCGCGACCGTTCGAACCTGTTCCATCGCCGCGCGCTGGCGATCGCCCTGGCCGTCGGGGGCGTGGCGGCGATCATTCAACCCGCGACCGGCCATTACGCGGCCGAAGTCGTGGCGCGGACCCAGCCGGTGAAGCTGGCGGCGATGGAGGGGCAGTTCCGCACCGAGCGGCGGGCGCCGCTGCGGATCGGCGGGTTTCCCGACCCGGCGGCCGGCGAGACGCGGTACGCCCTGGAGATCCCCGCGGGCCTGAGCATCCTGGCCTACGGCCGTCCCGACGCCGAGGTCTTGGGCCTCAACGACTTCGCGCCCGAGGATCGCCCGAACGTCCGGGTCGTCCACGTCGCGTTCCAGGTCATGGTCGGCTGCGGCATGGCGATGATGGCGGTCGCCCTCTGGGCCGGTTGGTCGGCCTGGCGGCGGCGGGCGGTCCCTGACAGCGACGGCTTCCTCCGGGTCGTGGTCGCGGCGAGCCCGCTGGGCATGCTCGCCGTCGAGGCCGGCTGGGTCGTCACCGAGGTCGGCCGCCAGCCCTGGGTCATCCAGGGGGTGATGCGCACGGCCGACTCCGTCACCGACGTTCGCGGGCTCTGGGTCTCGCTGCTGACCTATTCGGCCCTGTACATCATGCTCGGCGGGATCGTGGTGATGCTCATGCTTCAGCTTTTCCGGGCGAGTCCGGAAGTGCGCGAGGCCGGCGGAAAGGTCGGGGGTGGGAAATGA
- a CDS encoding uroporphyrinogen-III synthase produces the protein MSKVNANDSNTFAGLRVAAFEARMAGPLAGLIRKQGGQPVEAPALREVPLGGNPVIDDFTDRLLAGGFDVVVFETGVGVRYLAGAIESRISRDAWLAALAGVQVVARGPKPASALRELKVRIDLQVPEPNTWRETLAVLDAHLPVEGKRVVVQEYGQPSVELMDGLQQRGAIVTSLPVYRWALPEDLGPVRRAIAEICDGAIGAVLFTSAQQVVHVLQVAADDGREADLRSALASRAVVGSIGPTTSECLRAHGLPVDVEPEHPKMGPLVAAVAAGWRGVGKAAESRPSE, from the coding sequence ATGTCGAAAGTCAATGCAAACGACTCCAACACGTTCGCCGGCCTCCGCGTGGCCGCCTTCGAGGCGCGGATGGCGGGGCCGTTGGCGGGCCTGATCCGCAAGCAGGGAGGCCAGCCGGTCGAGGCGCCGGCGCTCCGTGAAGTCCCGCTGGGGGGCAACCCGGTGATCGATGATTTCACCGACCGCCTGCTCGCCGGCGGCTTCGACGTGGTCGTGTTCGAGACCGGCGTCGGCGTCCGCTATCTCGCCGGGGCGATCGAGTCGCGGATCAGCCGCGACGCCTGGCTGGCCGCCCTGGCCGGCGTGCAGGTGGTCGCCCGAGGGCCCAAGCCGGCCTCGGCGTTGCGCGAGCTGAAGGTCCGCATCGACCTCCAAGTTCCCGAGCCCAACACCTGGCGCGAGACCCTCGCCGTCCTCGACGCCCACCTGCCGGTCGAGGGCAAGCGGGTGGTTGTCCAGGAATACGGCCAGCCGAGCGTCGAGCTGATGGACGGGCTCCAACAGCGCGGGGCGATCGTCACGTCGCTGCCGGTCTATCGTTGGGCCCTGCCGGAAGATCTCGGACCGGTTCGTCGGGCGATCGCCGAGATCTGCGACGGCGCGATCGGGGCCGTGCTGTTCACGTCGGCCCAGCAGGTCGTGCACGTGCTCCAGGTCGCGGCCGACGACGGGCGCGAAGCCGACCTCCGCTCGGCGCTGGCTTCGCGCGCCGTGGTCGGCTCGATCGGCCCGACCACGTCGGAATGCCTTCGAGCCCACGGTTTGCCGGTCGACGTCGAGCCCGAGCATCCCAAGATGGGCCCCCTGGTCGCGGCCGTCGCCGCCGGCTGGCGTGGGGTCGGCAAGGCCGCGGAGTCGCGGCCGAGCGAATAA
- a CDS encoding SufS family cysteine desulfurase, with the protein MTIVSAAVGQAAPVLSGSHLDPGGPTTTPAPVRALFPALRQNVNGKPLVYLDNAASTQKPRAVIDALVRYYEADNANVHRGAHALSDRATAAYEKARETARRFLNARRTEEIVFVRGATEAINLVAQTFGRQHVGPGDEVLVTEMEHHANLVPWQQLCREQGARLVVAPITDKGELKLDVLESLITPRTKFVAVSHVSNALGTVNPIKRVIEAAHRRGVPVLIDGAQAAPHVPIDVQELGCDFYVFSGHKVYGPMGIGVLYGRLDVLESMPPWQHGGDMVDTVGFDATTFSGPPYRFEAGTPNVSGAVGLAAALEFLEGVGRRAAADHEATLLDLAVRRLSEIPGVRLVGEPGHRAGVVSFAVDDPPMSPLDVSARLDAEGIAVRAGNHCCQPLMGRLGVSGTVRASFAIYNDAADVERLAAAVRSIVGEAEAGRRSTDHNDETAADYPGPSAPTIETAAASLLDEFNGLGDWAERYEFLIELGRKAPALPDVLRTEANRVRGCQSIVHLAARVRPDTRDTVEFLADSDSELVAGLLALLQELFSGHRAADVLAFDLAGFLDKAGLASNLTTGRRNGLAEMIKRLRAFATDVSSA; encoded by the coding sequence ATGACCATCGTCAGCGCCGCCGTCGGGCAGGCGGCCCCGGTGTTGAGCGGTTCCCACCTCGACCCGGGAGGACCGACGACGACCCCCGCCCCGGTCCGGGCTCTTTTCCCGGCCCTCCGTCAGAACGTCAACGGCAAGCCGCTGGTCTATCTGGACAACGCCGCGAGCACGCAGAAGCCGCGCGCGGTGATCGACGCCCTGGTCCGCTACTACGAGGCCGACAACGCCAACGTCCACCGCGGCGCGCACGCCCTCAGCGACCGGGCCACGGCGGCTTATGAGAAGGCGCGCGAGACGGCCCGGCGGTTCCTCAACGCCCGGCGGACCGAGGAGATCGTCTTCGTCCGAGGCGCGACCGAGGCGATCAACCTCGTGGCCCAGACGTTCGGCCGTCAGCACGTCGGCCCCGGCGATGAAGTGCTCGTCACCGAGATGGAGCATCACGCCAACCTCGTCCCCTGGCAGCAGCTTTGTCGCGAGCAGGGCGCCCGGCTCGTCGTCGCGCCGATCACCGATAAGGGCGAACTGAAGCTCGACGTCCTGGAAAGCCTGATCACCCCGCGCACGAAGTTCGTCGCCGTGTCTCACGTCTCGAACGCGCTGGGGACGGTGAACCCGATCAAGCGGGTGATCGAGGCGGCCCACCGGCGAGGCGTCCCGGTGCTGATCGATGGCGCGCAGGCCGCGCCGCACGTGCCGATCGACGTCCAGGAGCTGGGCTGCGACTTCTACGTCTTCTCCGGCCACAAGGTGTACGGGCCGATGGGCATCGGCGTGCTTTACGGCCGGCTCGACGTGCTGGAGTCGATGCCTCCCTGGCAGCACGGCGGCGACATGGTCGACACCGTCGGCTTCGACGCGACGACGTTCAGCGGCCCCCCCTACCGGTTCGAGGCGGGGACCCCGAACGTCTCCGGCGCGGTCGGGCTGGCGGCGGCTTTGGAGTTCCTCGAAGGCGTCGGCCGTCGCGCCGCCGCCGACCACGAGGCGACGCTGCTGGATCTGGCCGTCCGCCGGCTCTCGGAGATCCCCGGCGTGCGGCTCGTGGGCGAGCCGGGGCACCGGGCCGGGGTGGTCTCGTTCGCCGTCGACGACCCGCCGATGTCGCCCCTCGACGTGTCGGCTCGGCTCGATGCGGAAGGGATCGCCGTCCGCGCCGGGAACCACTGCTGCCAGCCGCTGATGGGCCGGCTCGGCGTCTCGGGGACCGTCCGCGCCTCGTTCGCGATCTACAACGACGCCGCCGACGTCGAGCGGCTCGCCGCCGCCGTCCGGTCGATCGTGGGTGAGGCCGAAGCCGGGCGTCGAAGCACGGATCACAACGACGAGACCGCCGCCGATTACCCGGGGCCGTCGGCACCCACCATTGAGACCGCCGCCGCGTCGCTGCTCGACGAGTTCAACGGCCTGGGCGACTGGGCCGAGCGGTACGAGTTCCTGATCGAGCTGGGCCGCAAGGCGCCGGCGCTCCCCGACGTGTTGCGGACCGAGGCCAACCGGGTGCGCGGCTGCCAGAGCATCGTGCACCTCGCCGCCCGCGTCAGGCCGGACACGCGCGACACGGTCGAGTTCCTGGCCGACAGCGACAGCGAATTGGTCGCCGGCCTGCTCGCCCTGCTGCAAGAGCTGTTCTCCGGCCATCGCGCGGCCGACGTCCTCGCGTTCGACCTCGCGGGCTTCCTCGACAAGGCCGGCCTCGCCTCGAACCTGACGACCGGCCGGCGGAACGGCCTGGCCGAGATGATCAAGCGGCTCCGCGCGTTCGCGACCGACGTTTCGTCCGCTTGA
- a CDS encoding DUF983 domain-containing protein: protein MSMARSHCFRPGAIFRQQCSECGEGRVFEGGFRMNERCPVCGVKFERGPGYFTGAMYFSYALGIPLIAAGVLLGKLLVVRSWPLHWILAAVWIVTLPLVPAVFRYSRVLFIHFDRYFDPEGAGD, encoded by the coding sequence ATGAGCATGGCGCGGAGTCACTGCTTCCGGCCCGGGGCGATCTTCCGGCAGCAATGCTCGGAGTGCGGCGAGGGCCGCGTCTTCGAGGGCGGGTTCCGGATGAACGAGCGCTGCCCGGTCTGCGGCGTGAAGTTCGAGCGCGGTCCCGGCTACTTCACCGGGGCGATGTACTTCAGCTACGCTCTGGGCATCCCACTGATCGCGGCCGGGGTGCTGCTCGGGAAGCTTCTGGTCGTCCGCTCGTGGCCGCTCCACTGGATCCTGGCGGCTGTGTGGATCGTCACCCTGCCGCTCGTCCCGGCCGTGTTCCGCTACTCGCGAGTCCTGTTCATCCACTTCGACCGCTATTTCGACCCCGAGGGCGCGGGGGATTGA
- a CDS encoding sigma-54-dependent Fis family transcriptional regulator — MQPLRRLLLDMAQERSVDALLGLIVDRLAAVADAALARIWLLEPGDICRVCPMADVCPDHAACLHLVASAGRSHQQGKDWSGLGGRFRRFPLGVHKVGLIASRAEAIEVPDLQADATWLADPDWARRERIRGFAGQPLLHRGRVLGVLGVFLRTRLDGEMLVWLRMIADHAAAAIANARAFEEIERLRARFELENVYLRDEVKAAYAFGDVVGASPALGAVLEQVDLVGPTEANVLILGESGVGKELIARAVHDRSRRRDGPMIKVNCASVPRDLFESEFFGHAKGAFTGAVRDRVGRFELAGGGTLFLDEVAEIPMDQQGKLLRVIQERTFERVGEDRSRAADVRVVAATNRDLKAEVDAGRFRPDLYYRLGVFPIVVPPLRDRPEDVPLLAAHFLRQSGRRLGVPERRLGERDVVKLTTYPWPGNVRELQNVIERAVITSRSGTLQIDLPAPPARVPSRPEASARRDLLTQAEFQELERANLREALRRAGGKISGAGGAAALLGVKPTTLTSRLKAMGIERPD; from the coding sequence ATGCAACCGCTTCGACGGCTCTTGCTCGACATGGCGCAGGAGCGTTCGGTGGACGCCTTGCTGGGTCTGATCGTCGATCGGCTGGCGGCGGTCGCCGACGCGGCGTTGGCCCGGATCTGGCTGCTGGAGCCGGGCGACATCTGCCGCGTCTGCCCGATGGCCGACGTCTGTCCCGACCACGCGGCCTGCCTGCACCTGGTCGCGAGCGCGGGGCGGTCGCACCAGCAGGGGAAGGATTGGTCGGGGCTCGGCGGTCGGTTCCGGCGGTTCCCGTTGGGCGTGCACAAGGTCGGGTTGATCGCGTCGCGGGCCGAGGCGATCGAGGTGCCCGACCTCCAGGCCGACGCGACCTGGCTGGCCGATCCCGACTGGGCGCGTCGCGAGCGGATACGGGGGTTCGCCGGTCAGCCGCTGTTGCACCGGGGGCGGGTGCTGGGGGTCCTCGGGGTGTTCTTGCGGACCCGGCTGGACGGCGAGATGCTCGTCTGGCTGCGGATGATCGCCGACCACGCCGCGGCGGCCATCGCCAACGCTCGCGCCTTCGAGGAGATCGAGCGGCTGCGCGCCCGGTTCGAGCTGGAGAACGTCTATCTGCGCGACGAGGTCAAGGCGGCCTACGCGTTCGGCGACGTCGTCGGCGCCAGCCCCGCGCTGGGGGCCGTTCTCGAACAGGTGGATCTGGTCGGCCCGACCGAGGCCAACGTGCTGATCCTGGGCGAGTCGGGCGTGGGCAAGGAGCTGATCGCCCGGGCCGTCCACGACCGGAGCCGGCGCCGCGACGGGCCGATGATCAAGGTAAACTGCGCCTCGGTGCCGCGCGACCTGTTCGAGAGCGAGTTCTTCGGCCACGCCAAGGGCGCCTTCACCGGGGCGGTGCGCGACCGGGTCGGCCGGTTCGAGCTGGCCGGCGGCGGCACGCTGTTCCTCGACGAGGTCGCCGAGATCCCGATGGACCAGCAAGGCAAGCTGCTGCGGGTGATCCAGGAACGGACGTTCGAGCGGGTCGGCGAGGACCGCTCGCGCGCGGCCGACGTCCGGGTCGTCGCCGCGACCAATCGCGACCTGAAGGCGGAAGTAGACGCGGGGAGGTTCCGGCCGGACCTCTATTATCGGCTGGGCGTGTTCCCGATCGTCGTCCCTCCGCTCCGCGACCGCCCGGAAGACGTGCCGCTTCTAGCCGCGCACTTCCTGCGACAGAGCGGCCGGCGGCTGGGCGTCCCCGAGCGTCGATTGGGCGAGCGCGACGTCGTGAAACTGACGACCTATCCGTGGCCGGGGAACGTCCGGGAGCTTCAGAACGTGATCGAGCGGGCGGTCATCACGTCGCGTTCGGGGACGCTGCAAATCGATCTTCCCGCGCCTCCGGCCCGCGTCCCGTCGCGGCCCGAGGCTTCCGCCCGGCGCGACTTGCTCACCCAGGCCGAGTTTCAGGAGCTGGAGCGCGCGAACCTTCGCGAAGCCCTGCGCCGGGCCGGCGGTAAGATCTCGGGCGCCGGCGGGGCCGCCGCGCTGCTCGGCGTCAAACCGACGACGCTGACGTCGCGACTCAAGGCGATGGGAATCGAGCGCCCCGACTGA